One genomic region from Fictibacillus marinisediminis encodes:
- a CDS encoding UDP-glucose dehydrogenase family protein produces MNVLIIGAGYVGTTTGLLFAELGHSVTVIDVDQKKINDLQKGKLFFYEPGLDTLLTKHLASGKITFENDHQRAIKDNNLIFICVGTPQNQDGSANLHFLREASEFIASNLNEYKIIVIKSTVPAGTSKQVKLWIENTKKDPVSFDVLSNPEFLREGNALHDALYPDRIILGSENDKATALLQELYKGIKSPFFVTTPSAAELIKYTANSFLATKISFINEIAILCDKLHINVQDVAKGVGLDLRIGQLFLEAGIGYGGSCFPKDVLALIDTAKKNNIDLSILEKVHAINENQPGYLFKKVKTRLISLAAKKIAVLGLSFKAQTDDIRQSPSLKIIQNLINEGAIVEVHDPVAKLPGNLVDTVCQKDSAEEAITNADAILICTDWPQYKNINWAGIKNKMNSPIIFDGRNMLNTAEMRSIGYIYEGIGYN; encoded by the coding sequence TTGAATGTTTTAATCATTGGGGCAGGTTATGTAGGAACAACTACTGGTTTACTATTTGCTGAATTGGGACATTCGGTAACAGTGATAGATGTTGATCAAAAGAAAATTAATGATTTACAGAAAGGAAAACTTTTTTTTTACGAACCCGGTTTAGATACGCTACTTACTAAGCACTTAGCTTCTGGAAAAATCACATTTGAAAATGATCATCAAAGAGCTATAAAAGATAATAACCTTATTTTCATCTGTGTCGGTACTCCGCAAAATCAAGATGGAAGTGCCAATTTGCACTTTTTACGGGAAGCTTCTGAATTTATCGCTTCAAACCTGAATGAATACAAAATAATCGTCATCAAAAGCACTGTGCCCGCGGGAACCTCTAAACAAGTTAAGCTGTGGATCGAAAATACCAAGAAAGATCCTGTCTCTTTTGATGTATTATCAAATCCAGAGTTTCTAAGAGAAGGCAATGCTTTACACGATGCCCTTTATCCAGACCGAATAATACTTGGAAGTGAAAATGATAAAGCAACCGCACTCCTTCAAGAACTTTATAAGGGAATAAAGTCACCATTTTTTGTTACTACACCAAGTGCTGCAGAATTAATTAAATATACTGCTAATTCATTTTTAGCAACTAAAATTTCATTCATTAACGAAATAGCCATCCTTTGTGACAAATTGCATATTAATGTCCAAGATGTGGCTAAAGGGGTTGGATTGGATTTAAGAATCGGCCAATTATTTTTAGAAGCTGGTATTGGCTATGGGGGATCTTGTTTTCCAAAAGATGTGCTGGCCTTGATCGATACTGCAAAGAAAAATAATATAGATCTTTCAATTCTCGAGAAAGTTCATGCTATTAATGAGAACCAGCCGGGCTACCTCTTTAAAAAAGTAAAAACAAGATTAATCAGCTTGGCAGCAAAAAAAATTGCTGTATTGGGTCTTTCCTTTAAGGCTCAAACAGATGATATAAGACAGTCGCCATCCTTGAAGATCATACAAAACTTAATAAATGAAGGAGCAATTGTAGAAGTACACGATCCCGTTGCTAAACTCCCTGGCAATCTAGTGGATACTGTTTGTCAAAAAGATTCTGCAGAAGAAGCAATCACAAATGCAGATGCAATATTAATCTGTACTGACTGGCCTCAATATAAAAATATAAATTGGGCAGGTATAAAAAATAAAATGAATTCCCCTATTATTTTTGATGGGAGAAATATGCTCAATACAGCAGAGATGAGATCTATTGGCTATATTTATGAAGGAATAGGTTACAATTAA
- the fabI gene encoding enoyl-ACP reductase FabI — MNLSLENRTYVIMGVANKRSIAWGIAQSLSKAGARLIFTYAGERLEKNVRDLAETLERKDSLVLPCDITNDDEIKSTFEQIKAEVGVIHGLAHCIAFANTDELKGEYLNTTRDGFLLAHNISSYSLTAVAKEARGIMTEGGSIVTLTYLGGERVLQNYNVMGVAKASLDASVKYLASDLGKENIRVNAISAGPIRTLAAKGIGDFNSILKQIEEKAPLRRTTTPEEVGDTALFLMSDLSRGITGETIHVDSGYSILGN; from the coding sequence ATGAATCTATCACTTGAAAACCGTACATATGTCATTATGGGAGTTGCCAACAAACGAAGTATTGCGTGGGGGATTGCCCAGTCGCTGTCTAAAGCAGGAGCAAGGCTTATTTTTACATACGCTGGCGAGCGCCTCGAGAAAAACGTAAGGGATCTTGCTGAAACGCTTGAGCGCAAGGATTCGCTGGTTCTCCCTTGTGATATTACGAACGATGATGAAATTAAATCTACTTTTGAGCAGATTAAAGCTGAAGTCGGGGTAATTCATGGGCTTGCCCACTGCATCGCTTTTGCGAATACAGATGAACTAAAAGGTGAATACCTCAATACGACGAGAGACGGGTTCTTACTCGCTCATAACATCTCTTCTTATTCGCTTACTGCGGTTGCTAAAGAAGCACGCGGCATAATGACAGAAGGCGGAAGCATCGTAACATTAACTTACCTTGGAGGAGAGCGTGTCCTTCAGAACTACAACGTAATGGGTGTTGCCAAGGCTTCACTGGATGCCAGTGTGAAATACCTTGCGAGTGACCTTGGAAAAGAAAACATTCGTGTAAACGCGATTTCGGCCGGTCCAATCCGTACGCTCGCTGCGAAAGGAATCGGCGACTTCAACAGCATCTTAAAGCAAATTGAAGAAAAAGCTCCTCTCCGCCGTACAACGACTCCAGAAGAAGTGGGCGATACAGCTCTATTCCTGATGAGTGATCTTTCAAGAGGCATCACAGGGGAAACGATTCATGTGGACAGCGGGTACAGCATTTTAGGAAACTAA
- a CDS encoding glycosyltransferase family 2 protein, translating into MDKEVTILIPSFNSGIYLREALESVFNQTYPYWKIILVDDASTDDSLSHAADLLEDQRITLIKNKKNVGQSMSQNIGLERINTEFFMQLDADDWLPENTLDVLMDTARNLPEEVALIVGNVIEVTEIRKRKRYRYVSNEWDNILQEKYELLLSNYIPWPKFYRTSLIKKMGGWAVNDPFNGRHAEDLRMFLRLIEEYRFYYIPQTILYYRIHARNSTHQKDVYREAVEWIVRDALHRWGNEYEPVFKEIRGGWRVVKKLNRIE; encoded by the coding sequence TTGGATAAAGAAGTGACCATTTTAATACCTTCATTTAATTCAGGAATATATTTAAGAGAAGCTTTAGAGAGTGTGTTTAATCAAACATATCCCTATTGGAAAATTATTTTAGTGGATGATGCATCAACTGATGATAGCTTGTCCCATGCTGCTGATCTGTTGGAAGATCAAAGAATTACACTTATCAAGAATAAAAAAAACGTCGGCCAATCAATGTCACAAAACATTGGGCTTGAAAGAATAAATACAGAATTCTTTATGCAATTAGACGCTGATGATTGGCTTCCAGAAAACACACTGGATGTATTAATGGATACAGCAAGAAATTTACCTGAAGAAGTAGCATTGATTGTTGGCAATGTTATTGAAGTGACAGAAATCAGAAAAAGAAAAAGGTACAGATATGTTTCTAATGAATGGGACAATATTCTGCAGGAAAAATATGAACTGTTGCTTTCAAACTATATTCCTTGGCCAAAGTTTTACCGAACATCTTTGATAAAAAAGATGGGCGGATGGGCAGTTAATGACCCGTTTAACGGCAGGCATGCAGAAGATCTTCGTATGTTTTTACGATTAATAGAAGAATACCGTTTTTACTATATACCACAAACCATTTTATACTATCGAATACATGCAAGGAATTCCACACATCAAAAAGACGTTTACAGAGAGGCTGTAGAGTGGATCGTACGCGATGCTCTTCACCGGTGGGGAAATGAATATGAACCAGTATTTAAGGAAATTAGAGGCGGTTGGAGAGTAGTTAAAAAGTTAAACCGGATTGAATAG
- a CDS encoding glycosyltransferase family 2 protein, with translation MDEKVTVLIPSYNPGKYLRNAIESVINQTHQGWKMVIVDDASTDDSLSTIQDYLSDPRIVLIKNKRNLGQSKTQNAGLEQIDTLFTIMLDSDDWFFPDTLEILMNEAERLPDEVALICGKKTILIENDHGEVVYKMLDIKGRSYEDPYEFLLGNFVPYPRFYRTSALKNVGGWPTDDPYEGRYLEDRRMDVLLIKDYKIRWIDKMLYNYRKHINNVTVNKKAILNEMIKWNIHYALNKWGNEFEPQFSINKNGWVELSSLTPVKT, from the coding sequence ATGGACGAAAAAGTAACGGTTCTAATCCCCTCGTATAACCCTGGCAAGTATTTAAGAAATGCAATAGAGAGTGTAATTAACCAGACGCATCAAGGCTGGAAAATGGTCATCGTAGACGATGCTTCGACTGATGATAGTTTATCAACGATACAGGACTATCTATCCGATCCCCGTATAGTCCTTATAAAAAACAAGCGAAATTTAGGACAGTCCAAAACCCAAAACGCTGGTTTAGAGCAAATAGATACTCTTTTTACAATAATGCTGGATAGTGATGACTGGTTTTTTCCAGACACACTTGAAATTCTAATGAATGAGGCGGAAAGGTTGCCCGATGAGGTAGCATTGATCTGCGGCAAAAAAACAATCTTAATAGAAAATGATCATGGTGAAGTGGTATATAAGATGCTGGATATAAAGGGTCGTTCATATGAAGATCCTTATGAATTTTTGTTGGGGAATTTTGTTCCATATCCCCGTTTTTACCGGACATCCGCGCTTAAAAACGTAGGAGGCTGGCCAACAGATGACCCATATGAGGGGCGTTATCTGGAAGACCGTCGCATGGATGTCCTTTTGATTAAAGATTATAAAATTCGATGGATCGATAAAATGCTTTATAATTATAGGAAACATATCAACAACGTAACCGTTAATAAGAAGGCTATTTTAAATGAGATGATTAAATGGAATATTCATTATGCGTTAAATAAATGGGGGAATGAGTTTGAGCCACAATTCTCAATAAATAAAAACGGCTGGGTTGAATTGAGTTCACTTACTCCAGTAAAAACATAG
- a CDS encoding methyltransferase domain-containing protein produces the protein MLNNFSIRPKSRNFGFDRGKPIDRFYIEKFLENNRAEIKGHVLEVGDNYYTRTYGTNVLKSDVLNLIPSPEATIVGDLATGENIPHEVFDCIILTQVIHVIYDIKMALNNTIKALKPGGTLLITTTGLSPSCRTDFHGDYWRFTDTSLRMLLNELVDEEKIEIDVFGNVAVAKAFLDCLAVHEIPEAILGIKDEHYQVILTAIVKK, from the coding sequence TTGCTGAATAACTTTTCAATAAGACCCAAAAGCAGAAATTTTGGATTCGATCGGGGAAAACCTATTGATAGATTTTACATTGAGAAATTTTTAGAGAATAACCGCGCAGAGATAAAAGGACATGTTCTGGAAGTAGGAGATAATTATTATACGAGGACCTATGGAACTAACGTTTTGAAAAGCGATGTGCTGAACCTCATTCCTTCACCTGAAGCGACCATTGTAGGTGACTTGGCAACAGGAGAAAATATTCCTCATGAGGTTTTTGACTGTATTATACTGACCCAGGTCATTCATGTCATATACGATATTAAAATGGCATTAAACAATACAATAAAAGCGTTAAAACCAGGAGGGACATTGCTGATAACGACGACTGGTTTAAGCCCAAGCTGCCGAACAGATTTTCATGGAGACTATTGGAGATTTACGGATACTTCATTGAGGATGCTGTTGAATGAGCTCGTTGATGAAGAAAAGATAGAGATAGATGTATTTGGCAATGTTGCTGTAGCGAAAGCATTTCTTGACTGTTTGGCCGTTCATGAAATCCCTGAAGCCATTTTAGGCATTAAGGATGAACATTACCAGGTGATTCTAACTGCAATAGTTAAAAAATAA
- the galE gene encoding UDP-glucose 4-epimerase GalE: MAILVTGGAGYIGTHTCVELLNKGYDIVVLDKLSKSKRESVNRVMEISGRSFKFENVDLVEKKELERVFTENKIEAVVHFAGLKSVGESVKKPLDYYRNNVMGTILLCEAMQQFGVKNVVISSSAAVYGTTKQMPIAEDAPLGPDNPYGRTKLMIEEILRDLYVSDSEWSIALLRYFNPVGAHESGRIGEDLNGIPSNLAPYITQVAVGRLKEVNVFGNDYQTKDGTGVRDYIHITDLAKGHLKALDKVLAGNGVEAYNLGTGKGYSVMEMIAAFENATGQKIPYKVVDRRPGDVSVSYADPAKAKRMLGWEAQKGIDEMCADAWNWQKNNLYASLIKNDSVIGEYEC; encoded by the coding sequence ATGGCCATTTTAGTTACGGGAGGCGCAGGTTATATTGGCACCCATACGTGTGTGGAGCTTTTAAATAAAGGCTATGACATTGTTGTGTTAGATAAATTGTCCAAAAGTAAAAGAGAATCAGTCAACCGAGTAATGGAGATTTCAGGCAGAAGTTTTAAATTTGAGAATGTTGATCTTGTAGAGAAAAAGGAACTGGAAAGAGTTTTTACCGAGAATAAGATTGAAGCTGTCGTCCACTTTGCCGGATTAAAATCAGTTGGAGAGTCAGTGAAAAAGCCTCTTGATTATTATCGAAATAATGTCATGGGTACGATTTTGCTTTGTGAGGCAATGCAGCAATTTGGTGTGAAAAATGTGGTGATTAGTTCTTCTGCCGCAGTTTATGGTACAACAAAGCAAATGCCAATAGCAGAAGATGCACCGCTTGGTCCGGATAACCCTTATGGCCGGACGAAGCTGATGATCGAAGAAATACTTCGAGATCTCTATGTTTCAGATAGCGAATGGAGCATTGCTCTCCTGCGATATTTCAATCCGGTTGGAGCGCATGAAAGTGGACGAATTGGGGAGGATCTGAACGGAATTCCTAGTAACTTAGCTCCCTATATCACACAGGTCGCTGTCGGGAGATTGAAGGAAGTTAATGTCTTTGGCAATGATTATCAAACAAAAGATGGTACAGGAGTCAGGGATTATATCCATATCACTGATCTGGCAAAGGGACACTTAAAGGCGTTAGATAAAGTGTTGGCCGGCAATGGTGTAGAGGCTTATAACCTTGGGACTGGAAAAGGGTATAGTGTGATGGAAATGATTGCAGCATTTGAAAATGCAACTGGACAAAAGATACCTTACAAAGTGGTGGACCGCCGGCCTGGAGATGTTTCAGTCAGTTATGCAGACCCGGCAAAAGCCAAGAGGATGCTAGGATGGGAAGCCCAAAAGGGGATTGATGAAATGTGTGCTGATGCCTGGAATTGGCAGAAGAACAATTTATATGCTTCATTGATAAAAAATGACTCAGTTATAGGAGAGTATGAATGTTAG
- a CDS encoding UDP-glucuronic acid decarboxylase family protein, with the protein MKKIIITGVAGFLGYQLAETLLSEGCCIIGIDNLSTGRMQNIVKLNAHPNFTFIKLDVCSDNLFPLKEITDIDQIYHLASPASPKYYQQYPFETIEINTIGTKNMLELTKTHNAKMVYLSTSEVYGDPEIHPQTEDYRGNVNTWGPRACYDEGKRLGEVFCYLYHSLFGVNIKVARIFNTYSAGLRNDDGRVISNFVNQAIKGEEITVYGDGSQSRSFCYVDDTIRAIMLMMKNDAANGEIINIGNPNEITVLNLAKLIKELTNSSSDIVFLPLPKDDPKQRRPNIDKAKKILDWEPKVSLEEGLRRTINVYKSSFSN; encoded by the coding sequence TTGAAAAAAATAATTATTACCGGAGTGGCCGGTTTCTTGGGATATCAGCTGGCAGAAACTCTTTTATCCGAAGGCTGCTGCATTATAGGAATTGATAATCTTTCTACCGGCAGGATGCAAAATATTGTTAAGTTAAATGCTCATCCAAACTTCACCTTTATAAAACTTGATGTTTGCTCTGATAACCTCTTTCCATTAAAGGAAATAACAGACATAGACCAAATTTATCACCTCGCTTCTCCTGCATCCCCCAAATACTATCAACAATATCCTTTTGAAACCATTGAAATCAATACCATTGGAACGAAAAACATGTTAGAACTCACTAAAACTCATAATGCCAAAATGGTATATTTAAGTACAAGTGAAGTTTATGGCGACCCAGAAATCCATCCTCAGACGGAAGATTACAGGGGCAATGTTAATACCTGGGGGCCCAGAGCCTGCTATGATGAAGGCAAACGGCTTGGGGAAGTGTTTTGTTATTTATACCACAGCCTCTTCGGGGTGAATATCAAGGTTGCCCGGATATTTAACACGTATTCTGCTGGTTTGCGAAATGACGATGGACGTGTAATTTCTAATTTTGTAAATCAGGCCATAAAGGGAGAGGAAATTACTGTTTATGGAGATGGCTCACAGTCAAGGTCATTTTGCTATGTAGACGACACCATCCGTGCAATTATGTTAATGATGAAGAATGATGCCGCAAACGGAGAAATTATAAATATAGGTAATCCAAATGAGATTACCGTTTTAAATCTAGCTAAATTAATAAAAGAACTCACAAATTCCTCTAGTGATATTGTATTTCTCCCTCTGCCAAAAGATGACCCTAAACAAAGACGGCCAAACATTGACAAAGCAAAAAAAATTCTTGATTGGGAACCTAAGGTAAGCCTGGAAGAAGGATTACGAAGAACAATAAATGTTTATAAATCCTCTTTTAGTAACTAA
- a CDS encoding glycosyltransferase family 2 protein — protein sequence MLVSVVMPVYNGEAFLMESVDSVLNQTYKHFELIVVNDGSTDRTKDILSSLNDDRIKSIHLKKNGGAANALNIGIKEAKGDWIAIQDADDISLPNKLEEQIRYICEHPDATAVGSLIECISGHAEVPMRNLQIEATRNHLSSKEHINAYRFYLNPFCHGSVLFSKSIFNQIGGYDPQYKICYDYDLWLRMLELTPIHKIPIVLYQYRVHSGSISRKNQQTINEDWLVASKHLKKQLQERFKKAPSFIVFGKEEACEDFKQVSLMNRIDVSGYFYKDFDNDDMLQLYYERNIDGIIFLEDISLISLFYKLQEKGLELNKNLYKIWAGYYK from the coding sequence ATGCTAGTATCTGTTGTAATGCCTGTTTATAATGGTGAAGCTTTTTTAATGGAATCTGTTGATAGTGTCCTAAATCAAACCTATAAACATTTCGAATTAATCGTTGTAAACGATGGATCCACAGACCGTACGAAAGATATTCTGAGTTCATTGAATGATGATCGAATAAAGAGTATTCATCTGAAAAAAAACGGTGGAGCTGCAAATGCATTAAATATTGGCATCAAGGAAGCCAAAGGGGATTGGATAGCAATTCAGGATGCTGATGACATCAGTTTACCGAACAAGTTAGAGGAACAGATTCGTTATATCTGTGAACATCCGGATGCAACCGCTGTAGGTTCCCTTATAGAATGTATTTCAGGCCATGCTGAAGTTCCTATGAGAAATCTGCAAATAGAAGCCACTAGAAATCACCTTTCTTCCAAAGAGCATATTAACGCTTATCGTTTTTATTTAAACCCTTTTTGCCACGGATCAGTTTTATTTTCTAAATCAATTTTTAATCAAATAGGGGGCTATGACCCTCAATATAAAATATGTTATGACTATGATTTATGGTTAAGGATGCTTGAGTTAACCCCCATTCATAAAATACCTATTGTGTTGTACCAGTATCGAGTTCATTCTGGGTCGATCAGCCGGAAAAACCAGCAAACGATAAATGAAGATTGGCTAGTAGCTTCTAAACATTTAAAAAAACAATTACAGGAGCGTTTTAAAAAAGCGCCGAGTTTTATCGTATTTGGCAAAGAAGAGGCCTGCGAAGATTTTAAACAAGTCAGTTTAATGAACAGAATAGACGTATCAGGATATTTTTATAAGGATTTTGACAATGATGATATGCTGCAGCTTTATTATGAGAGGAACATCGATGGGATTATTTTTTTGGAAGATATTAGCCTGATAAGCCTGTTTTATAAACTGCAGGAAAAAGGATTAGAGCTGAATAAAAACCTGTATAAAATTTGGGCAGGATATTATAAATAA
- a CDS encoding glycosyltransferase, with protein MLVSVVMAVYNAEDYVEEAIKSILNQTYDQIELIIVNDASIDRSYEILESIKDQKVKVIHLDKNQGAAHCLNIGIKQASGSWIAIQDADDLSLPNRIEEQVKYVTNHAGIAAVGSFIHCIHGKEIISNELLLMEEEGYNASSEHLKEHRFFSCFMCHGSVMFSKSVFDKLGGYNPAYRIAYDYDLWMRMLEILPIHKLPKVLYEYRIHPDSLSRLKRQDTVNEVWLISSKNIQKKLVDGLNHNPNFVIIGDRKTCKEFKNIACTENSLSVYDFYYKNNRSLSSKIYKLYCTGKVDAVIFLNSYKLLGIYEQLKQKGLIFNDNLFRIMV; from the coding sequence ATGTTAGTTTCAGTTGTAATGGCTGTTTACAATGCTGAAGACTATGTTGAAGAGGCTATTAAAAGTATCTTAAATCAGACATATGATCAAATAGAGCTAATTATTGTTAATGATGCATCTATTGATCGGTCATATGAAATTCTTGAGTCAATAAAAGATCAAAAGGTAAAGGTTATCCATTTAGATAAAAATCAGGGAGCTGCTCATTGCTTAAATATCGGAATTAAGCAAGCTAGCGGAAGTTGGATTGCGATTCAGGATGCCGATGATCTAAGTCTTCCAAATCGCATTGAAGAACAGGTAAAGTATGTTACAAACCATGCCGGGATAGCAGCAGTTGGCTCGTTTATTCATTGTATACATGGAAAAGAAATAATCTCAAATGAATTATTATTAATGGAAGAGGAAGGATATAATGCCTCCAGTGAACATTTAAAAGAACACCGTTTTTTTTCCTGTTTTATGTGTCATGGTTCCGTTATGTTTTCTAAATCTGTTTTTGATAAATTGGGCGGTTATAATCCGGCATATAGAATCGCCTATGATTATGACCTTTGGATGCGTATGCTTGAAATATTGCCGATTCATAAACTGCCTAAAGTATTATATGAATACCGAATACACCCGGATTCACTTAGTCGATTAAAAAGGCAGGACACAGTTAATGAAGTTTGGCTGATTTCCAGTAAAAATATTCAAAAAAAATTAGTGGACGGTTTAAACCATAACCCTAATTTTGTTATTATCGGCGACCGAAAGACATGTAAAGAATTTAAAAACATTGCGTGTACAGAAAATTCTCTCTCAGTCTATGATTTTTACTATAAAAACAATAGAAGTTTAAGTTCTAAAATTTATAAACTTTATTGCACCGGTAAGGTGGATGCTGTAATTTTTCTTAACAGTTATAAATTATTAGGAATTTATGAGCAGTTAAAACAAAAAGGATTGATTTTTAACGATAATTTGTTCAGGATCATGGTGTAA
- a CDS encoding PIG-L deacetylase family protein: protein MLNTGNERILIIAPHSDDEVLGCGGLIERACRLGNHVKVVIAALGETTFIHSGMKVTADIRKKELSDALSFLGCEDYEVLFEDKEGILDTIPQKQLVSKIDDILMSFKPSMVFIPYPSFHQDHKALFHACMASLRPQPHLNYKLIAMYEYPLIVWQYPRINNAGELFLDLGEKIDMKVEAMKMHVSQIRESQHLISPESIKKWAEKRGMENGSQYAEKYYILRAKLF from the coding sequence ATGCTTAACACTGGGAATGAACGGATATTAATCATAGCACCACACTCCGATGATGAAGTATTGGGTTGTGGAGGATTGATTGAGAGAGCATGCAGGTTAGGAAATCATGTGAAAGTTGTCATTGCAGCATTAGGAGAAACAACATTCATCCATTCCGGAATGAAAGTGACAGCCGATATTAGAAAAAAGGAACTGTCCGATGCCTTATCGTTTTTGGGTTGTGAAGATTATGAAGTCTTGTTTGAAGATAAAGAAGGGATATTGGACACCATTCCGCAAAAACAATTAGTCTCAAAAATTGATGATATCTTGATGAGTTTTAAACCCTCAATGGTGTTCATACCATATCCGAGTTTTCATCAGGATCATAAGGCGCTTTTTCATGCCTGCATGGCCAGCTTAAGGCCACAGCCTCATCTAAATTATAAGTTGATTGCTATGTATGAGTACCCTTTAATCGTCTGGCAATATCCTCGAATTAACAATGCCGGTGAGCTTTTCTTGGATCTTGGTGAAAAAATAGATATGAAAGTAGAAGCAATGAAAATGCATGTTTCCCAAATCCGTGAGTCTCAACATCTTATTTCACCAGAAAGTATAAAGAAATGGGCAGAAAAAAGAGGGATGGAGAACGGGTCCCAATATGCTGAGAAATATTATATTTTACGTGCAAAGCTTTTTTAG